A genomic window from Pecten maximus chromosome 4, xPecMax1.1, whole genome shotgun sequence includes:
- the LOC117324984 gene encoding dystrophin-like — translation MDITETYDRIVDGWERAETNNGVPYYISHTLQRTTWDHPYLLKIMEELGEYSAIKYAAYRTAFKIRHLQKRLRLHQISILTVKDVFEQYGYAEGCMNVIGCQEIHDLFTELYSRADHGVVIEMEDAEIHAELLQNLMLNLFDVNRIGRVKVTSLKLLLITLCAAKLAEKYKAYYHELHDPSTYISSKSFTCFLEDMIQLPDLLQESGLFGQDVAPAVASCIQMSNGGVGISDDMFYSWLLREPQTLVWLPTFHRTAASESVKHESKCNICKSCPIVGFRYKCLLCFNFDMCQNCFFMGRTKKNHKLKHPIQEYCIKTSSKEDTKAFFKTMRNKVSKKHRQKAKQKYLPLMSENQYCQNNWSVRAEPPIPDVHRNLTENAQRLADLEIRNSDQSRSPVGPVPNINISNSSDNKENVVEVDDLKRQRDELERVIKELEEENRQLHRELKDVRESSDTESNMSGGENPAKKIKFKVKSVLDKNRRHSSGLTIVKEKPLSSLENTYGLQTGNVPSPSYDDSRISRPLADSRNLTHEETSYLYSSHRYNSPPESNTYAPSPHSNSYNPSSHSNSLSSRHDSTSPSVSPQITSVTSPYSYEYSSRFRQDLSPGESHFTPRASEGAPSYIDRRERTGLDSLDNLDVSPSHFTLPSFANSRAYLEEEDADQMQMVDKIFPSNLSYSAYSMSNAGTMNDHEEMLQAASTMGTVTSDLFSEAIIPFYQY, via the exons ATGGATATCACTGAAACATATG ATAGGATTGTTGATGGCTGGGAAAGGGCTGAGACCAATAATGGTGTCCCGTACTATATAAG tCACACCCTACAGAGAACAACATGGGATCATCCATACCTGTTAAAGATAATGGAGGAACTGG GGGAGTACAGTGCTATCAAGTATGCAGCTTATCGAACAGCATTCAAGATTAGACATCTTCAGAAGAGGCTCCGAT TGCACCAGATTAGTATATTGACTGTGAAAGATGTGTTTGAGCAGTATGGCTATGCAGAGGGTTGCATGAATGTAATTGGCTGCCAGGAGATTCATGACCTTTTCACAGAGCTCTACAGCCGAGCTGACCACGGAGTCGTTATAGAAATGGAGGACGCTGAGATCCATGCTGAACTACTACAGAATCTCATGCTGAACTTGTTTGACGT AAACAGGATCGGCCGTGTGAAAGTTACGTCCCTTAAGCTGCTGCTGATCACTCTGTGTGCAGCCAAGTTAGCAGAGAAATACAAAG CTTACTACCATGAACTCCATGACCCCAGTACGTACATCAGCAGTAAGAGTTTCACCTGTTTTTTGGAGGATATGATTCAG CTGCCAGATCTTCTACAGGAAAGTGGACTGTTTGGCCAAGATGTGGCACCTGCAGTAGCTAGTTGTATTCAAATG AGTAATGGTGGAGTTGGGATATCTGACGATATGTTTTACAGTTGGTTGCTACGTGAACCACAGACATTGGTTTGGCTTCCTACCTTCCATAGGACAGCAGCATCAGAATCAG TTAAACATGAATCGAAGTGCAATATTTGTAAAAGCTGTCCAATAGTGGGGTTCAG ATACAAATGTCTGCTGTGCTTCAACTTTGACATGTGTCAGAACTGTTTCTTTATGGGGAGGACTAAGAAGAACCACAAGCTAAAACATCCAATACAAGAATACTGCATCAAG ACATCCTCCAAAGAGGACACAAAGGCATTCTTTAAGACCATGAGAAACAAGGTGAGCAAGAAACACAGACAGAAGGCCAAACAGAAGTACCTACCTCTGATGTCGGAGAACCAGTACTGTCAAAATAACTG GAGTGTCCGAGCAGAGCCACCCATCCCAGATGTACACAGGAACCTGACAGAAAATGCACAAAGACTAGCTGACCTGGAAATACGCAACTCTGACCAGTCCCGGTCCCCAGTGGGGCCTGTTCCCAACATCAACATCAGTAACTCGTCTGACAACAAG GAGAATGTAGTGGAGGTGGATGATTTGAAGAGACAAAGGGATGAGTTGGAACGAGTGATAAAAGAATTGGAGGAGGAGAACAG ACAACTTCACCGTGAACTTAAAGATGTCCGTGAGTCCTCTGACACAGAGAGTAACATGTCAGGGGGAGAGAACCCAGCAAAGAAAataaagttcaaggtcaaatctGTGTTGGACAAGAATCGTAGGCACAGTAGTGGCCTTACTATTGTAAAG GAAAAGCCACTGTCATCGCTGGAGAACACTTACGGACTACAGACAGGCAATGTACCAAGTCCCAGCTATGATGACAGCAGAATTTCTCGCCCACTTGCAGACAGCAGGAACCTGACACATGAGGAAACCAGTTATCTGTATTCCTCCCATCGCTATAACTCGCCCCCTGAGAGTAACACTTATGCGCCTTCCCCTCACAGCAATAGCTATAACCCTTCCTCTCACAGCAACAGCTTGTCCTCTAGACATGACAGCACCTCTCCTTCAGTCAGTCCTCAGATAACCAGTGTTACCTCCCCCTACTCCTATGAATATTCCTCACGTTTCCGCCAAGACCTGTCTCCAGGCGAGAGTCATTTCACACCCCGGGCATCAGAAGGAGCTCCTAGCTACATAGACAGGCGAGAGAGAACAGGCCTTGACAGTCTGGACAACCTAGATGTCAGCCCTTCTCACTTCACTCTTCCCTCCTTTGCCAACAGTAGAGCCTATTTGGAGGAGGAGGATGCTGATCAGATGCAGATGGTGGACAAAATATTTCCCAGTAACCTTTCCTATTCTG CCTACTCCATGTCAAATGCTGGAACAATGAATGACCATGAGGAAATGCTTCAAGCTGCTTCAACTATGGGAACTGTGACGTCCGACCTGTTCAGTGAGGCTATCATCCCATTTTACCAGTATTAG